From the genome of Helicobacter pylori, one region includes:
- a CDS encoding glycosyltransferase family 8 protein, giving the protein MQEIVPIVVAFDNNYCIPAGVSLFSMLANAKRERESKTLL; this is encoded by the coding sequence ATGCAAGAAATTGTCCCTATTGTTGTGGCTTTTGATAACAATTATTGTATCCCTGCTGGCGTGAGCTTATTTTCCATGCTAGCAAACGCCAAACGAGAGAGAGAGAGTAAAACTCTTTTATAA
- a CDS encoding ketoacyl-ACP synthase III codes for MEFYASLKSIAMHVPSERVKNAEFQQFLDTSDEWIEKRTGIKERRFANDEEKSSDLGVIAAKQAIERAHLTPKDIDLVVVATLSPDFLAMPSTACVLSAKLGIENKPAFDISAACTGFIYLLSVAKAYVESGMYENVLIVGAEKTSSVLDFKDRGTCILFGDGAGACVIGRTKRLKESILDVQISANGNFSNYLYTPRTLKPTPFNAKEEALEPFLCMKGNEVFKLAVKTLLKDVEMILEKNALKPEDVRLFIPHQANFRIIQAVREHLDFKDEQVVLTVHKYGNTSAASIPMAMCEAYEEGRLKKGDLMLLDAFGGGLTWGSALVYFGGN; via the coding sequence ATGGAATTTTACGCCTCTCTTAAATCCATTGCGATGCATGTTCCAAGCGAGCGTGTGAAAAATGCAGAGTTCCAGCAATTTTTGGATACCAGCGATGAATGGATAGAAAAAAGGACCGGTATCAAAGAACGCCGTTTCGCTAACGATGAAGAAAAAAGCAGCGATTTAGGGGTAATAGCGGCTAAACAAGCCATAGAGAGAGCGCATTTAACCCCCAAAGACATTGATTTGGTGGTTGTAGCGACTTTAAGTCCTGATTTTTTAGCCATGCCTTCAACCGCTTGCGTGTTGAGTGCGAAATTAGGCATTGAAAACAAGCCGGCGTTTGATATTTCAGCCGCTTGCACGGGTTTTATTTATTTATTATCGGTGGCTAAGGCTTATGTTGAGAGTGGAATGTATGAAAATGTGCTGATTGTGGGGGCAGAAAAAACGAGCAGCGTGTTAGATTTTAAAGATAGGGGGACTTGTATTTTATTTGGCGATGGGGCTGGAGCGTGCGTGATAGGCAGAACCAAGCGTTTAAAAGAAAGCATTTTGGATGTGCAAATTTCAGCGAATGGGAATTTTTCTAATTATCTTTATACGCCAAGGACTTTAAAACCCACTCCCTTTAACGCTAAAGAAGAAGCTTTAGAGCCTTTTTTATGCATGAAAGGCAATGAAGTGTTTAAACTAGCGGTGAAAACGCTTTTAAAAGATGTGGAAATGATTTTAGAAAAAAACGCTCTCAAACCTGAAGATGTGCGTTTGTTTATCCCGCATCAAGCTAATTTTAGGATCATTCAAGCGGTGCGAGAGCATTTGGATTTTAAAGATGAGCAAGTGGTTTTAACCGTGCATAAATACGGCAACACTTCAGCAGCCAGTATCCCTATGGCCATGTGCGAAGCTTATGAAGAGGGGCGTTTGAAAAAGGGCGATTTAATGCTTCTAGATGCTTTTGGTGGGGGATTGACTTGGGGTTCAGCATTGGTGTATTTTGGAGGAAATTAG
- a CDS encoding AAA family ATPase translates to MVLVGENNVGKSNVLEALKIFNDAGVKLCSENDYFKAHEKDSILILEEETILDDKITGFSCVGLRIRSKEIKYMMC, encoded by the coding sequence GTGGTTTTAGTGGGAGAAAACAATGTCGGTAAAAGCAATGTTTTAGAAGCTCTGAAAATCTTTAACGATGCGGGTGTTAAACTTTGCAGTGAGAACGATTATTTCAAAGCCCATGAAAAAGATTCTATTCTGATTTTAGAAGAAGAAACAATCCTTGATGATAAAATCACCGGTTTTTCTTGCGTGGGTTTGAGAATCCGATCTAAAGAAATTAAATACATGATGTGCTGA
- the hofA gene encoding outer membrane beta-barrel protein HofA: MLNQKVWLGLLALNGVFLNAFEYQISARVGSFSHIAFNQSVINSKKGIYPTGSYVTTTGALQVDSSLLPKGIENHKLGFGVGGEIGSLAYDSTKFLIDEANPKAGFQPANWYYMGRWEGYLMQHSENWTREQKAQNARPYVLYNLYLDYQYKDIFGIKLGRYPSKALFLSGFNQGFELFYRWKKFRIEWFSTFGRALANEQSIRDFYASVNYKQKTNYGMHNLNLIYENKYIRVAPFIWFYPKNFNAPGFEITHDTKSYWRSDWRIQTTFYAWFPLYSDYLSKDYYRAALVGKKAQVLFVFQRINFRSYRFGWSVYKNFGNGSAQLGWNGSPVDPFYDTKDDTPYEDAYSNFYNANSMTINAFIGKSIKNLLVQLYGKLTYSPRADSQSLGVTFKYNLKKHIYLMLMFNGYQITMHKGYKVGFFTSGYNPDFAQTIQDRSYFMSSMSYRF, encoded by the coding sequence GTGCTTAATCAAAAAGTTTGGCTAGGGCTTTTAGCTTTGAATGGGGTTTTTCTCAACGCTTTTGAGTATCAAATCAGTGCGAGAGTGGGATCGTTTTCGCACATCGCTTTCAATCAGTCGGTTATCAATTCAAAAAAAGGGATTTATCCTACAGGGAGTTATGTAACCACTACCGGGGCTTTACAAGTTGATTCTAGTTTGCTCCCTAAAGGGATTGAAAACCACAAACTGGGTTTTGGGGTGGGGGGCGAAATAGGATCGTTAGCGTATGATTCCACGAAATTTTTGATTGATGAAGCCAACCCTAAGGCAGGGTTTCAGCCAGCGAACTGGTATTATATGGGGCGATGGGAGGGCTATTTGATGCAACACAGCGAAAATTGGACCAGAGAGCAAAAGGCTCAAAACGCCAGGCCTTATGTGTTATACAATTTGTATTTAGATTATCAATATAAGGATATTTTTGGGATTAAATTAGGGCGTTACCCTTCTAAAGCTTTGTTTTTGAGCGGGTTTAATCAAGGGTTTGAGCTTTTTTACCGGTGGAAAAAGTTTAGGATAGAGTGGTTTAGCACCTTTGGAAGGGCTTTAGCTAATGAGCAATCCATTAGAGATTTTTACGCTTCTGTCAATTATAAGCAAAAAACCAACTACGGCATGCACAATTTAAACCTCATTTACGAAAATAAATACATTAGGGTTGCACCTTTTATCTGGTTTTACCCTAAGAATTTTAACGCTCCTGGATTTGAAATCACCCATGATACAAAGTCTTATTGGAGATCTGATTGGCGCATCCAAACGACTTTTTACGCATGGTTTCCCCTTTATAGCGATTATTTGTCTAAAGATTATTACAGAGCCGCTTTAGTGGGTAAAAAAGCGCAAGTTTTGTTTGTTTTTCAAAGAATCAATTTCCGATCTTATCGTTTTGGCTGGAGCGTGTATAAGAATTTTGGGAACGGGAGCGCTCAATTAGGCTGGAACGGCTCACCAGTGGATCCTTTTTATGACACTAAAGATGACACCCCTTATGAAGACGCTTATTCCAATTTCTACAACGCTAATTCCATGACCATTAACGCTTTTATAGGAAAGAGCATTAAGAATCTTTTGGTGCAATTGTATGGGAAATTGACCTATTCCCCAAGGGCTGATTCGCAAAGTTTAGGGGTTACTTTTAAATATAACCTTAAAAAACATATCTATTTGATGCTCATGTTTAATGGTTATCAAATCACGATGCATAAGGGTTATAAGGTGGGGTTTTTTACAAGCGGTTACAACCCTGATTTCGCTCAAACCATTCAAGACAGAAGCTATTTTATGAGCTCTATGAGTTATCGTTTTTAA
- the plsX gene encoding phosphate acyltransferase PlsX, translated as MKIVIDLMGADHGVLPVIEGVSRALENKSFSAVLVGDKDKATPFISKELASKVEMIHTQDYIKMEEAATEAIKRKESSIYLGMDILKNGADALISAGHSGATMGLATLRLGRIKGVERPAICTLMPSVGKRPSVLLDAGANTDCKSEYLIDFALMGYEYAKSVLHYDSPKVGLLSNGEEDIKGNMLVKETHKMLKAYDFFYGNVEGSDIFKGVVDVVVCDGFMGNVVLKTTEGVASAIGSIFKDEIKSSFKSKMGALMLKNAFDILKQKTDYAEYGGAPLLGVNKSVIISHGKSNARAVECAIYQAISAVESQVCLRITKAFESLKPSVSVPQSDQQDA; from the coding sequence ATGAAAATTGTAATAGACTTAATGGGGGCTGACCATGGGGTTTTACCCGTTATTGAGGGAGTCTCAAGGGCTTTAGAAAATAAGAGTTTTAGTGCGGTTTTAGTGGGGGATAAAGACAAAGCAACCCCTTTTATTTCTAAAGAGTTAGCCAGCAAAGTGGAAATGATCCACACGCAAGATTATATTAAAATGGAAGAAGCCGCCACTGAGGCGATTAAGCGTAAGGAATCTTCCATTTACTTGGGTATGGATATTTTGAAAAATGGGGCTGACGCTTTGATTTCAGCGGGGCATAGCGGAGCGACTATGGGTTTAGCAACCTTGCGTTTAGGGCGTATCAAGGGGGTTGAAAGGCCTGCCATTTGCACTTTAATGCCAAGCGTTGGCAAACGCCCTAGCGTGTTATTAGACGCAGGAGCGAACACGGATTGCAAGTCTGAATATTTGATTGATTTTGCTCTTATGGGGTATGAATACGCTAAAAGCGTGTTGCATTATGATAGCCCTAAGGTGGGTCTTTTGAGTAATGGCGAAGAAGATATTAAAGGGAACATGCTCGTTAAAGAAACGCATAAAATGCTGAAAGCTTATGACTTCTTTTATGGCAATGTGGAGGGGAGCGATATTTTCAAAGGGGTTGTGGATGTGGTGGTTTGCGATGGCTTTATGGGGAATGTGGTCTTAAAGACAACAGAAGGGGTCGCTAGCGCGATAGGCTCTATTTTTAAAGATGAAATTAAAAGCTCTTTTAAATCTAAAATGGGGGCTTTGATGCTTAAGAATGCGTTTGATATTTTAAAACAAAAAACCGATTACGCTGAATATGGGGGAGCGCCGCTTTTAGGCGTGAATAAAAGCGTGATCATTAGCCATGGCAAGAGCAATGCTAGAGCGGTTGAATGCGCGATTTATCAGGCTATTAGCGCTGTTGAAAGTCAGGTTTGTTTGAGGATCACTAAGGCGTTTGAGAGCTTGAAGCCTAGCGTTTCTGTGCCTCAAAGTGATCAGCAAGACGCTTAA
- a CDS encoding glycosyltransferase family 8 protein: protein MEGLSPENIAKLEETIAPFSAFSSIEFLDITDKELEPRHNYRKLDPLIAGEIKKLHLKLNAFSQKRFSKMIMCRFFFASLFPQYDKMIAFDADTLFVGDISESFFIPLDDHYFGAVREKDLIAMNRNSAKDLYELRQMHAKTIGVANNFPNLKEAQILFDNYFNAGFLALNLKSWRKENLENQLMGFFLLKNEKLLFTDQDALCFVCRGRILELPYSYNAHPSFLDTPSFPSVKEACMLHFWGDKPWKLLSVIGAKKWHEALIQTPFKDAYFNAPFLDHLFESLQNKDKEIQNKDKEIHALKKALSFSDKRHSFDFLLPRLSSKLLIEFLLFKVKQKVKRLIKRVF, encoded by the coding sequence GTGGAGGGTTTAAGCCCAGAGAATATAGCCAAATTAGAAGAAACGATCGCTCCTTTTAGTGCTTTTTCTAGTATAGAGTTTTTGGATATTACTGATAAAGAATTAGAACCACGCCATAATTACCGCAAACTTGATCCTTTAATAGCTGGTGAAATTAAAAAATTGCATTTAAAACTCAATGCTTTTTCACAAAAACGCTTTTCTAAAATGATCATGTGCCGTTTCTTTTTTGCCTCCCTTTTTCCGCAATACGATAAGATGATCGCATTTGATGCGGATACTTTGTTTGTTGGCGATATTAGCGAGAGCTTTTTTATCCCCCTTGATGATCATTATTTTGGGGCTGTGAGAGAAAAAGATTTGATCGCTATGAACAGGAATTCGGCTAAGGATTTATACGAATTACGCCAAATGCACGCAAAAACGATTGGTGTCGCCAACAATTTCCCTAATTTAAAAGAAGCTCAAATCCTTTTTGACAACTACTTTAACGCCGGGTTTTTAGCCTTAAATTTAAAATCATGGCGTAAAGAAAATCTTGAAAACCAATTGATGGGATTTTTCCTTTTGAAAAATGAAAAACTTTTATTTACCGATCAAGATGCTCTGTGTTTTGTGTGCCGTGGTAGGATTTTAGAATTGCCTTATTCATACAATGCCCACCCTAGTTTCCTTGATACGCCCTCATTCCCTAGCGTTAAAGAAGCGTGCATGTTGCATTTTTGGGGCGATAAACCCTGGAAACTCTTAAGCGTCATTGGCGCAAAAAAATGGCATGAAGCGTTGATTCAAACGCCTTTTAAAGACGCCTATTTTAACGCTCCCTTTTTAGATCACCTCTTTGAATCCCTTCAAAATAAAGATAAAGAAATCCAAAATAAGGATAAAGAAATCCACGCTCTTAAAAAAGCCCTATCTTTTTCAGACAAACGGCATTCTTTTGACTTTCTTCTGCCTAGACTTTCTTCTAAACTCCTTATAGAATTTTTGCTTTTTAAAGTCAAACAAAAAGTGAAGCGGTTGATTAAAAGGGTTTTTTAA
- the metK gene encoding methionine adenosyltransferase has protein sequence MKDSFLFTSESVTEGHPDKMADQISDAVLDYIIERDQKAKVACETLVANGFCMITGELKTSVYAPMQEIAREVVKKIGYTDALYGFDYRSAAVLNGIGEQSPDINQGVDREDGEIGAGDQGLMFGYACKETETLMPLPIHLAHQLTFALAQKRKDNTLPFLRPDGKSQVSVRYENNRPVSVDTIVISTQHSPEVSQKHLKEAVIEEIVYKVLPKEYLHDNIKFFVNPTGKFVIGGPQGDAGLTGRKIIVDTYGGSCPHGGGAFSGKDPSKVDRSAAYAARYVAKNLVASGVCDKATVQLAYAIGVIEPVSVYVNTHNTSKYSSAELEKCVKSVFKLTPKGIIESLDLLRPIYSLTSAYGHFGRELEEFTWEKTNKAEEIKAFFKR, from the coding sequence ATGAAAGATAGTTTTCTTTTCACTTCTGAATCAGTAACCGAGGGGCATCCTGACAAAATGGCTGATCAAATCAGCGATGCGGTTTTAGATTATATTATTGAGCGGGATCAAAAAGCCAAAGTCGCATGTGAGACTTTGGTTGCTAATGGTTTTTGCATGATCACTGGCGAGTTAAAAACTTCTGTTTATGCCCCTATGCAAGAGATTGCAAGAGAAGTGGTTAAAAAGATTGGTTATACAGACGCTCTTTATGGCTTTGATTATAGAAGTGCAGCGGTTTTAAATGGCATTGGCGAGCAAAGTCCTGATATTAATCAGGGTGTGGATAGAGAAGATGGTGAGATTGGGGCAGGGGATCAAGGGCTTATGTTTGGTTATGCGTGCAAGGAGACTGAAACGCTCATGCCCTTACCCATTCATTTAGCGCACCAGCTCACTTTCGCTCTGGCTCAAAAAAGAAAAGACAACACTCTGCCTTTTTTAAGGCCTGATGGCAAGTCTCAAGTGAGCGTGCGTTATGAAAACAACAGACCTGTAAGCGTTGATACGATTGTCATTTCCACCCAACATTCCCCAGAAGTTTCGCAAAAACATTTAAAAGAAGCCGTGATTGAAGAGATCGTGTATAAGGTTTTACCCAAAGAATATTTGCATGACAATATCAAGTTTTTTGTCAATCCTACAGGAAAATTCGTTATCGGTGGGCCACAAGGCGATGCGGGCTTAACGGGTAGAAAAATCATCGTGGATACTTATGGGGGGAGTTGCCCGCATGGGGGGGGAGCGTTTAGCGGGAAAGATCCTAGTAAAGTGGATAGGAGCGCAGCTTATGCGGCCCGCTATGTGGCTAAAAATCTGGTAGCGAGTGGGGTTTGCGATAAAGCGACTGTGCAGCTTGCTTATGCGATTGGGGTGATAGAGCCGGTGTCTGTTTATGTGAATACGCATAACACGAGCAAGTATTCAAGTGCGGAGTTGGAAAAATGCGTGAAATCGGTTTTCAAACTCACGCCAAAAGGCATTATTGAAAGCTTGGATTTGTTGAGACCCATTTATTCGCTCACTTCAGCTTATGGGCATTTTGGGCGCGAATTAGAGGAATTCACTTGGGAAAAAACCAACAAAGCCGAAGAGATTAAAGCGTTCTTTAAGCGTTAA
- the rpmF gene encoding 50S ribosomal protein L32: protein MAVPDRRVSKTRAAKRRTHYSVKLAKPIKAKDGTWKLPHHINKFTKEY, encoded by the coding sequence ATGGCAGTACCTGATAGAAGAGTGAGCAAGACAAGAGCGGCAAAAAGGCGCACGCATTACAGCGTTAAGTTGGCTAAGCCCATAAAAGCTAAAGATGGCACTTGGAAGCTTCCCCACCATATTAACAAATTTACTAAAGAATACTAG
- the ndk gene encoding nucleoside-diphosphate kinase — translation MKQRTLSIIKPDALKKRVVGKIIDRFESNGLEVVAMKRLYLSVKDAENFYAIHRERPFFKDLIEFMVSGPVVVMVLEGKDAVAKNRDLMGATDPKLAQKGTIRADFAESIDANAVHGSDSLENAHNEIAFFFAARDL, via the coding sequence TTGAAACAAAGAACGCTGTCTATTATTAAACCGGATGCACTTAAGAAAAGAGTGGTAGGCAAAATCATTGATCGCTTTGAGAGTAACGGCTTGGAAGTGGTTGCTATGAAACGCTTGTATTTGAGCGTTAAAGACGCTGAAAACTTTTATGCGATCCACAGAGAGAGACCCTTTTTTAAAGATTTAATAGAATTTATGGTCAGTGGTCCGGTAGTGGTTATGGTTTTAGAGGGCAAAGATGCGGTGGCTAAAAACAGAGATCTTATGGGAGCGACTGATCCCAAACTCGCCCAAAAAGGCACTATTAGAGCGGATTTTGCTGAAAGCATTGACGCTAATGCGGTGCATGGGAGCGATAGTTTGGAAAACGCGCACAATGAAATCGCTTTCTTTTTTGCCGCTAGAGATCTTTAA